The DNA window CATTGGTAATATTTGCTAAATCTACTGCCATTGTTAATGCAGCAGGTTCTTCAGGATTTGGAGATTCTACCGTTGGGAAATTTCCAGAAGGAATCATTTGCTCTTTAACCAAATCCACTTTCGTGAAACCTGCTTTTGATAAAGCTTTAGGAATCGTAGTATAAGTAGTACCGTGAATAGACGTGAAAACGATGTTTACATTATCTCTACCAATATTTTGGTACAATGAATTTTCCATACAAGTATCGATGTACACATCATCCTGTTCTTCGCCAATCCATTCGATTAAATCATCATTTCCGTTGAATTTAATTTCTTCGAATTTTGTAGCGTAAACTTCTTTGATGATATTTTCATCATTTGGTGGAACTACTTGTGCTCCATCATTCCAATATACTTTGTAACCGTTATATTCTGGTGGATTGTGAGAAGCCGTCAAAACGATTCCCGCATTACATTTTTTATCACGAACCGTAAAAGAAAGTTCTGGAGTTGGTCTGTGTTCTTTGAAAAGCAACACTTTAATTCCGTTTGCAGTAAGAACATCTGCACACATTTTCCCAAATTCCTTAGAATTATTTCTTACGTCATAAGCAATCGCTACTTTAATTTCCTCACCCGGAAATTGCTGATGAAGATAATTTGCCAAACCTTGAGTTGCTTGACCCAATGTATATTTATTGAGACGATTGGTTCCTACTCCCATAATTCCTCTCATTCCGCCAGTCCCGAATTCTAATTCTCTGTAAAAACTGTCTTCTAATTCTGGAGAATTGGTATCAATCCAATTCTGAACTGTTGCTCTGGTTTCTGCATCAAAAGTATCTGATAACCAAAGTTTTGCTTTTTCCAAAGTTGTCATATATTTAAATTTTTTGTTTTTTATAATTTTAATTTTCTGTCATTCTGAATGTAGTGAAACGGAATGAAGAATCTTTTAAAATAGATTCTTCGCTACACTTTGTTTCTCTAAGAATGACAAATCGTCAATGCTTATTTCAATTTTCTGTTTTCTACAGAAGCTTTGTCTTTTTTCGTCAATTTATTGAGCGGTTCTCCGTAGAAAATGAGTTTTGAGGTATTTTCTAGAGTTCCTTTCATTTCTTGGTCTATATTTAATCCTGCAGAAGCACCATTTTTACTAAGAATTTCTAAATTATCTACATAAAAATACGGCGCCATAATACTTGCAGAATCTGCTAATTTTAAATTCAAATTTTTAGTTTCTCCTAGAATATTGGCATTAGATTTCTCTGCCATTTCTATTTTGCTTTTCGGAGCAATTACCGCTCCCATAAATTTAGAGTTTCCTTTTAAATGAAGTGAAAATTCTGGTGTTTTTACTTGTCCAGAAACATTCATTTCTACTTTATCAGAAAGTGAAACCTCATTTAAATCGTTTTTACCGAAAATAGTGATATTGTAAAAATCTACTTGGTCTGTTTTTCGGTTTTCTTCGATGGTTAAAATTCCGTTTTCTACTTCTATATCTAGATTTTTGTAAACATTAGGATACGTTTCTACACTTACCAAATTCTGATTTCCTTTCGCAAAAAACACTTTGAAATCTCCTTTAAGATTCAATTTAGTGAAATTTTCTACCGTTACGTCTTTCACCTCTATTTCCCCTTTTGGAGAAATTTTAGAGCAAGAAATTATTCCTACCAGTATGAAAATTT is part of the Cloacibacterium normanense genome and encodes:
- a CDS encoding phospho-sugar mutase, which translates into the protein MTTLEKAKLWLSDTFDAETRATVQNWIDTNSPELEDSFYRELEFGTGGMRGIMGVGTNRLNKYTLGQATQGLANYLHQQFPGEEIKVAIAYDVRNNSKEFGKMCADVLTANGIKVLLFKEHRPTPELSFTVRDKKCNAGIVLTASHNPPEYNGYKVYWNDGAQVVPPNDENIIKEVYATKFEEIKFNGNDDLIEWIGEEQDDVYIDTCMENSLYQNIGRDNVNIVFTSIHGTTYTTIPKALSKAGFTKVDLVKEQMIPSGNFPTVESPNPEEPAALTMAVDLANITNGDIVIGCDPDGDRLGIAVRNLDGEIQLLNGNQTNMILTYYILDQWKKAGKITGKEFIGSTIVTSDCFFDVAEKFGVDCKVGLTGFKWIGKMIRDVEGQEKFICGGEESFGFMTGDFVRDKDSCGSILLACEIAAVCKAQGKTMYQYMIDIYKEIGMYQEGLVNVVRKGRTGAEEIAQMMVDFRENPVKELAGSKVLEVKDFQEQTCLNVITGERKVMNDIPKSNVLIYYTEDGTKVCIRPSGTEPKIKFYFSVKDKIENEADFKAKQASLEQKINEVKKDLKL
- a CDS encoding GIN domain-containing protein, which codes for MNKIFNFLKIFILVGIISCSKISPKGEIEVKDVTVENFTKLNLKGDFKVFFAKGNQNLVSVETYPNVYKNLDIEVENGILTIEENRKTDQVDFYNITIFGKNDLNEVSLSDKVEMNVSGQVKTPEFSLHLKGNSKFMGAVIAPKSKIEMAEKSNANILGETKNLNLKLADSASIMAPYFYVDNLEILSKNGASAGLNIDQEMKGTLENTSKLIFYGEPLNKLTKKDKASVENRKLK